In one window of Kitasatospora sp. MMS16-BH015 DNA:
- a CDS encoding inositol monophosphatase family protein yields the protein MSETIQTVEVAATADAVPDTDLLAHTADAVRAAGAVLRERFGDVVPYRTREELMSALAANDDAALEALRPALTRLRPDARFVEDELAGGALPSGEWWVVDPAEGNVNHLHALPDWAVTATLVRDNQPVLTAVHLPLTGETYTALAGAGAHLDGRPLHVSRTTDLGLGLVATSQARPDENEEVVRRIGSSITAMLLDALVVRVAVPATLHLLNVAAGRIDAFWQFAGARADLLPGALLVTEAGGRISDAQGRPWTPQSESFLAAAPGVHAAAVTTLSR from the coding sequence ATGTCCGAAACGATCCAGACGGTCGAAGTCGCCGCGACCGCCGACGCCGTGCCCGACACCGACCTGCTTGCACACACCGCTGACGCCGTACGCGCGGCGGGGGCCGTGCTGCGGGAGCGCTTCGGAGACGTGGTCCCCTACCGGACCCGGGAAGAGCTGATGAGCGCGCTCGCCGCCAACGACGACGCCGCCCTGGAGGCCCTGCGCCCCGCCCTCACCCGCCTCCGCCCGGACGCCCGCTTCGTGGAGGACGAACTCGCGGGCGGGGCCCTGCCCTCCGGCGAGTGGTGGGTCGTGGACCCGGCCGAAGGCAACGTCAACCACCTGCACGCCCTGCCGGATTGGGCGGTGACCGCCACCCTCGTGCGCGACAACCAGCCGGTGCTCACCGCGGTCCACCTGCCGCTGACCGGCGAGACCTACACCGCGCTCGCCGGCGCCGGCGCCCACCTCGACGGCCGCCCCCTGCACGTCTCCCGGACCACCGACCTCGGCCTGGGCCTCGTGGCCACGAGCCAGGCCCGGCCGGACGAGAACGAGGAGGTCGTCCGGCGCATCGGCTCCTCCATCACCGCGATGCTCCTCGACGCGCTCGTCGTCCGCGTCGCAGTGCCTGCCACCCTGCACCTGCTGAACGTGGCCGCCGGCCGGATCGACGCCTTCTGGCAGTTCGCCGGCGCCCGCGCGGACCTGCTGCCCGGAGCCCTGCTCGTCACCGAGGCCGGCGGGCGGATCTCCGACGCCCAGGGCCGCCCCTGGACCCCGCAGAGCGAGAGCTTCCTGGCCGCCGCGCCCGGCGTCCACGCCGCGGCCGTCACCACGCTCTCCCGCTGA
- a CDS encoding IS256 family transposase produces MTARDSVPFAALLEENLASASPDLLRAMVKTFAEAMMSADVDRVCGGEYGRPGEDRVNSRNGYRNRDWDTRVGTVDLAIPRVRSGSYFPSWLLERRRRAEQALISVVATCYLLGVSTRRVEKLAETMGVTQLSKSQVSEMAKHLDERVAEFRNRPLDQGPYTFVWVDALTQKVREGGRVVNVHCLVAVGVNNEGQREVLGLDVATSEDGAGWLAFLRSLVARGLGGVQLVVSDAHGGLVDAVGATLPGAAWQRCRTHYARNLLSQVPKSAQPWVATLLRTVFEQPDAKAVRQQMASVIAALDERFPKAAEHLEHAREDLLAFAVFPRTVWKSIWSNNPQERLNKEIRRRTDVVGIFPDRASIVRLIGAVLAEQSDEWAEQRRYIGSEILGRCRLHPIEGETPDEAAPTALTA; encoded by the coding sequence ATGACCGCACGTGACAGTGTGCCCTTTGCTGCCCTGCTGGAGGAGAACCTCGCTTCGGCGAGTCCCGACTTGTTGCGGGCGATGGTGAAGACGTTCGCGGAGGCGATGATGTCCGCGGACGTGGACCGCGTCTGCGGCGGCGAGTACGGCCGCCCGGGCGAGGACCGGGTCAACTCCCGCAACGGATACCGCAACCGGGACTGGGACACCCGTGTCGGCACGGTCGACCTGGCGATCCCGCGCGTCCGCTCGGGCTCGTACTTCCCGTCCTGGCTGCTGGAGCGCCGGCGCCGGGCCGAGCAGGCCCTGATCTCGGTGGTCGCGACCTGCTACCTGCTCGGGGTGTCGACCCGCCGGGTGGAGAAGCTTGCCGAGACCATGGGCGTCACCCAGCTGTCGAAGTCCCAGGTCAGCGAGATGGCCAAGCATCTGGACGAGCGGGTGGCCGAGTTCCGCAACCGCCCCCTCGACCAGGGCCCCTACACGTTCGTGTGGGTCGACGCGCTCACGCAGAAGGTCCGCGAGGGCGGCCGTGTGGTCAACGTGCACTGCCTGGTCGCGGTCGGCGTCAACAACGAGGGACAGCGTGAGGTCCTCGGCCTGGACGTCGCCACCAGCGAGGACGGCGCCGGCTGGCTTGCCTTCCTGCGGTCGCTGGTCGCCCGCGGCCTGGGAGGTGTCCAGCTCGTCGTCTCCGACGCCCACGGCGGCCTGGTGGACGCGGTCGGTGCGACCCTGCCCGGGGCCGCGTGGCAGAGGTGCCGGACGCATTACGCGCGAAATCTGCTCTCGCAGGTCCCGAAGTCGGCCCAGCCCTGGGTCGCGACCCTGCTGCGGACCGTCTTCGAACAGCCTGACGCGAAGGCCGTGCGTCAGCAGATGGCCTCCGTTATCGCCGCTCTCGACGAGCGATTCCCCAAGGCTGCGGAGCACTTGGAGCATGCCCGCGAGGACCTGCTGGCCTTCGCCGTGTTCCCGCGCACGGTCTGGAAGTCGATCTGGTCGAACAACCCGCAGGAACGGCTGAACAAGGAGATCCGGCGCCGCACCGACGTCGTCGGGATCTTCCCCGACCGCGCCTCGATCGTCCGTCTGATCGGCGCGGTCCTGGCCGAGCAGAGCGACGAATGGGCCGAACAGCGCCGCTACATCGGCTCAGAGATCCTCGGCCGCTGCCGCCTCCACCCGATCGAGGGAGAAACCCCCGACGAGGCCGCCCCGACCGCACTCACCGCATAG
- a CDS encoding Dabb family protein: MIFHINRLTPKPDLSEEQLEACLDLLRQVGETCPAVKSYVVGPHPTGGFDYGAVFVIEDLDGYDQYLNHPAHVRLELEGIGYLARFEAFDITDSADPEIKTKIEQVQARHFAEHPEIAALVAQAASFTRPGGEDATTPSS, from the coding sequence ATGATCTTCCACATCAACCGCTTGACGCCCAAGCCCGACCTGAGCGAGGAGCAGCTCGAGGCCTGCCTCGACCTGCTGCGCCAGGTCGGCGAGACCTGTCCCGCCGTGAAGTCGTACGTGGTCGGGCCGCACCCCACCGGGGGCTTCGACTACGGAGCCGTGTTCGTGATCGAAGACCTCGACGGCTACGACCAGTACCTGAACCACCCCGCGCACGTCCGCCTCGAACTGGAAGGCATCGGCTACCTCGCGCGGTTCGAGGCCTTCGACATCACGGACTCCGCCGACCCTGAGATCAAGACGAAGATCGAGCAGGTACAGGCTCGCCACTTCGCGGAGCACCCCGAGATCGCCGCACTCGTGGCCCAGGCCGCCTCTTTCACCAGGCCCGGTGGCGAAGACGCGACGACCCCGTCCTCCTGA
- a CDS encoding ATP-binding cassette domain-containing protein: protein MLAHHPRPHPLPATSGVLLDQGEETLQREATLKAEFVNVLGGYEQVVSFSAREYAAQRLVHRLERRITAQTRLGRLGNVHTVVNGANLALTTIAVVWVCLRGAMSGALSLGQVFSSVALAGYFLEAVVSVATLQVTFQRLAVALGRYREVMNQREDPRLAMTHEDRLGTRAGTDIQVDALTVTYPAASRPALSGLSLTIARGETMLVTGPNGRGKSTALKAMAGFFPEHDGTIKIGGTEIAGLSDAAVRDRVLYLSENPVLLAADLRENLTLGAPRDAETIGRACRLACFDDVVDSLPGGLDWMVREDGSGLSRGQLQRLALARAVLREPEVFLFDEAFSGIDRTTVHRIWDNLTGLPASKVVVSHTSAADLTFDRTVHLGPPAAGAPLTRST from the coding sequence ATGCTCGCGCATCACCCGCGCCCGCACCCCCTGCCCGCCACCAGCGGCGTCCTCCTGGACCAAGGCGAGGAGACTCTGCAGCGCGAGGCGACGCTCAAGGCCGAGTTCGTCAACGTCCTGGGAGGCTACGAGCAGGTGGTGTCCTTCTCCGCGAGGGAGTACGCGGCGCAGCGGCTGGTCCACCGTCTCGAACGCCGGATCACGGCGCAGACGCGCCTTGGGCGGCTGGGAAACGTCCACACGGTGGTGAACGGGGCCAACCTCGCGCTGACCACGATCGCTGTTGTCTGGGTCTGCCTGCGCGGTGCCATGAGCGGGGCACTGAGTCTTGGTCAGGTCTTCTCCTCGGTCGCGCTGGCCGGCTACTTCCTGGAGGCGGTCGTCTCGGTCGCCACCTTGCAGGTCACCTTCCAGCGTCTTGCCGTCGCGCTCGGACGGTACCGCGAGGTGATGAACCAGCGGGAAGACCCGCGCCTGGCCATGACCCATGAGGACCGGCTGGGCACGCGAGCGGGTACCGACATCCAGGTCGACGCGCTGACGGTCACCTATCCGGCGGCCTCCCGGCCGGCGCTCAGCGGCCTGAGCCTGACCATCGCCCGGGGCGAGACCATGCTGGTGACCGGCCCCAACGGCCGGGGCAAGAGCACCGCGTTGAAAGCCATGGCGGGCTTCTTCCCCGAGCATGACGGCACCATCAAGATCGGGGGGACCGAGATCGCCGGCCTCAGCGATGCGGCGGTCAGGGACAGGGTCCTGTATCTCAGCGAGAACCCGGTCCTGCTCGCCGCGGACTTGCGCGAGAACCTCACTCTGGGGGCTCCCAGGGACGCCGAAACCATCGGCCGGGCCTGCCGCCTCGCGTGCTTCGACGACGTCGTCGACTCCCTTCCCGGCGGCTTGGACTGGATGGTGCGCGAGGACGGGAGCGGACTGTCGCGTGGGCAGCTCCAGCGCCTGGCTCTGGCCAGAGCCGTTCTGAGGGAGCCCGAGGTGTTCCTCTTCGACGAAGCGTTCAGCGGGATCGACCGTACGACGGTGCACCGGATCTGGGACAACCTCACCGGCCTTCCGGCCTCCAAGGTCGTCGTCTCGCACACGAGCGCCGCCGACCTCACATTCGACCGGACCGTCCACCTCGGGCCCCCGGCTGCCGGCGCGCCACTGACAAGGAGTACCTGA
- a CDS encoding TetR/AcrR family transcriptional regulator: MSADASATVLPSLRQRRRAVATQEIVAAAESHLAEHGLHALSLRAVARGLGMTVQGLYHYFPNRDALVTVLVAKAYEDLADAVTAAVDTMTDESAALRFLAAAEGYRRWAVTHPERFQLLYGAPLRHYEAPAEGPTVLAMRRVGEVFQRELFGGFTTSQLAAADTRVLSSALRADLERLIPHGPGTLPPPAAALLVSAWGHMHGMVVLEVFGHTTFIGEHQAEIFHMAMRDLVEDVHRRITAPPHAEPQ, from the coding sequence ATGTCCGCAGACGCGTCCGCGACGGTCCTGCCATCCCTGCGCCAGCGACGCCGGGCCGTCGCCACCCAGGAGATCGTGGCCGCCGCCGAGAGCCACCTCGCCGAGCACGGGTTGCACGCCCTGTCCCTGAGAGCGGTCGCCCGTGGCCTCGGTATGACCGTGCAGGGGCTCTACCACTATTTTCCGAACCGGGACGCCCTCGTCACGGTTCTCGTCGCCAAGGCGTACGAGGACCTGGCTGACGCCGTGACAGCGGCTGTCGACACGATGACGGACGAATCCGCCGCTCTGCGGTTCCTGGCCGCCGCCGAGGGCTACCGCCGATGGGCCGTCACCCACCCCGAACGATTCCAGCTGCTGTACGGGGCGCCGTTGCGGCACTACGAAGCACCGGCCGAGGGTCCGACCGTTCTGGCGATGCGCCGGGTGGGCGAGGTCTTCCAGCGCGAGTTGTTCGGCGGGTTCACCACGTCACAACTGGCCGCGGCCGACACCCGGGTCCTCTCGTCGGCCCTCCGGGCGGACCTGGAACGCTTGATTCCGCACGGCCCGGGCACTCTGCCGCCTCCGGCGGCCGCTCTCCTCGTCAGCGCATGGGGGCACATGCACGGCATGGTCGTCCTCGAAGTCTTCGGACACACCACCTTCATCGGCGAACACCAGGCCGAGATCTTCCACATGGCGATGCGGGACCTGGTCGAGGACGTTCATCGCCGGATCACCGCACCGCCCCACGCCGAGCCTCAGTGA
- a CDS encoding PP2C family protein-serine/threonine phosphatase gives MTGGRPSGAAGPGRSEGHGEGLLWALLDQAHGLPPRLVAPLVAEAVSRFGGRDPALLLQDYGQLVLVPLPGRGLAAGVPVRIEGSPAGAAFLRGAPVEVPQTDGVRVYLPLLGGSDEVGVLALTLDDVGEDGRRLLRRLAALVADLLVTKRGYTDRIFQARRMEPMSVAAEIQWSLLPPLSMTVPRVAVAGILEPAYQVAGDSFDYALNDDVLHVATIDAMGHGLDAATMATVAIGAYRHARRADIGLAEIYAFMDRAIAEQFGPDHFVTAQMMRLDTVTGHLQWVNAGHPQPLLIRDHVVVERLESETTLPVGFGGEVPVISERVLRLGDRVLCFTDGLVEEREAGGEQFGEERLIEWVDRVERSQDGVRAVVRALSHVLKEKRGGRTSDDATLFLIEWRGGPGTPPGLS, from the coding sequence ATGACTGGTGGGCGGCCGTCCGGTGCAGCGGGACCGGGCCGGTCGGAGGGGCACGGTGAAGGCCTGTTGTGGGCGCTGCTCGATCAGGCCCATGGGCTTCCGCCGCGGCTGGTCGCTCCGCTGGTCGCCGAGGCGGTGAGCAGGTTCGGCGGCCGTGACCCGGCGTTGCTGTTGCAGGACTACGGGCAGCTGGTGCTGGTGCCGCTGCCCGGCCGGGGGCTGGCCGCCGGGGTACCGGTGCGGATCGAGGGCTCGCCCGCGGGTGCGGCCTTTCTGCGTGGTGCCCCCGTCGAGGTACCGCAGACGGACGGGGTGCGGGTGTACCTGCCGCTGCTGGGCGGCAGCGACGAGGTGGGGGTACTGGCTCTCACGCTGGACGATGTCGGTGAGGACGGTCGGCGGCTCCTTCGCCGACTGGCCGCCTTGGTGGCGGATCTGCTGGTCACCAAGCGCGGCTACACCGACCGGATCTTCCAGGCCCGGCGCATGGAGCCGATGAGTGTCGCCGCGGAGATCCAGTGGTCGCTGCTGCCACCGCTGTCGATGACCGTCCCCCGGGTCGCCGTGGCGGGCATCCTCGAACCCGCTTACCAGGTGGCCGGCGACAGTTTCGACTACGCGCTCAACGACGATGTCCTGCACGTGGCAACGATCGACGCGATGGGTCACGGGCTGGACGCCGCGACCATGGCGACCGTGGCCATCGGTGCGTACCGGCACGCCCGGCGGGCCGACATCGGGCTGGCGGAGATCTACGCGTTCATGGACCGGGCCATCGCCGAGCAGTTCGGGCCGGACCACTTCGTCACCGCGCAGATGATGCGCCTGGACACCGTGACCGGTCACCTGCAGTGGGTCAACGCCGGCCATCCTCAGCCGCTGCTGATCCGTGACCACGTCGTCGTCGAGCGGCTGGAGAGCGAGACCACACTGCCGGTGGGGTTCGGTGGCGAGGTGCCGGTGATCAGCGAGCGGGTGCTGCGGCTCGGTGACCGGGTCCTGTGCTTCACCGATGGTCTGGTCGAGGAGCGGGAGGCCGGCGGGGAGCAGTTCGGGGAGGAGCGGCTCATCGAGTGGGTCGACCGCGTCGAGCGTTCGCAGGACGGGGTGCGGGCCGTGGTGCGGGCGCTCTCCCACGTGTTGAAGGAGAAGCGGGGCGGGCGCACGAGTGACGACGCCACCCTGTTCCTGATCGAGTGGCGCGGAGGCCCTGGCACCCCGCCGGGGCTCTCGTGA
- a CDS encoding STAS domain-containing protein, with translation MSELGLASRPGKPRELLPRLSITTTTATGAVVVVRLDGEVDEEDRPRLASALTRALRNHPRRLVVDLSGLAFCYSVGLNALLTARRNARILGVEMTLAAPLPQTRRLLEITGTDRAFTVRNSVRTALADAPTPPAGRSS, from the coding sequence ATGTCCGAACTCGGGCTCGCCAGCCGGCCCGGAAAACCGCGAGAGCTGCTGCCGCGTCTGAGCATCACCACCACGACCGCCACCGGAGCGGTGGTCGTCGTCCGCCTCGACGGCGAGGTCGACGAGGAGGACCGGCCCCGGCTGGCGAGCGCGCTCACCCGCGCCCTGCGCAACCATCCGCGCCGCCTGGTCGTCGACCTGTCCGGCCTGGCCTTCTGCTACTCGGTGGGCCTCAACGCCCTGCTCACGGCCCGACGGAACGCGCGAATCCTGGGCGTGGAGATGACGCTGGCCGCTCCGCTGCCGCAGACCAGGCGGCTGCTGGAGATCACCGGCACCGACCGGGCCTTCACCGTCCGCAACAGCGTGCGCACCGCCCTGGCCGACGCCCCAACCCCGCCGGCGGGGAGGTCGTCATGA
- a CDS encoding glycosyltransferase family 2 protein gives MLVGDLLDQAHRHHDGEPAADLRLITSLSHALTRLPLSADWSSKTQHAPVPRTRITAVVLARDEQETIGRCIQALAGDVDEVLVIDSGSTDETVKTAERQEIPVRVVHAPWREDFALQRNVAFDHITEGWILMVDADEVLTPETRGTIRKSLTLLDRLLPGADLAVCPQVCDLHDPGGLYTDLPRAIRAASRLRYRGRVHERPYDPDGNAPETVHISSRFTHYGYQPQVMAAKHKLDRHARLLDLCIRDEPENPKWTFYRVRAELQHTTSPAQSKELFGQLETALAHCPPDGPHYLTERSQDSWAVLCELALRFGDTERVTAYADLLDHAGRDAEATYYRAVVTMSQALHRLTQLSQQIRAKAAHPARCGVRDIGRLHEVDGFLSLATGRYELAHEALQSARRHGAGTDLAAELTALRDTATTWPHNPTATSRSTAPDMRS, from the coding sequence ATGCTCGTCGGCGACCTGCTGGACCAAGCCCACCGACACCACGACGGCGAGCCGGCCGCGGACCTGCGGTTGATCACCTCCCTCTCGCACGCCCTGACCCGACTTCCCCTGTCCGCGGACTGGTCCTCCAAGACGCAACACGCCCCCGTCCCGCGAACACGCATCACGGCAGTCGTCCTGGCCCGCGACGAGCAGGAGACGATCGGCCGCTGCATCCAGGCCCTCGCAGGGGATGTGGATGAGGTCCTCGTCATCGACTCCGGCTCCACGGACGAGACGGTGAAGACCGCTGAACGGCAGGAGATACCCGTCCGGGTCGTCCACGCTCCGTGGCGCGAGGACTTCGCACTCCAACGAAACGTCGCCTTCGACCACATCACCGAGGGCTGGATCCTCATGGTCGACGCGGACGAGGTCCTGACCCCCGAGACCCGGGGGACGATCCGCAAGAGCCTCACCCTGCTGGACCGCCTGCTGCCGGGCGCCGACCTCGCCGTCTGTCCGCAGGTCTGCGACCTCCACGACCCCGGGGGGCTTTACACCGACCTGCCGCGAGCAATCCGCGCAGCGAGCAGACTGCGCTACCGGGGCCGCGTCCACGAACGCCCCTACGACCCTGACGGCAACGCCCCCGAGACCGTCCACATCTCCAGCCGCTTCACCCACTACGGCTACCAACCGCAGGTGATGGCCGCCAAGCACAAGCTCGACCGGCACGCCCGGCTCCTGGACCTCTGCATCCGCGACGAACCCGAGAACCCGAAATGGACCTTCTACCGAGTGCGCGCCGAACTTCAGCACACCACCAGCCCCGCCCAGTCCAAAGAGCTGTTCGGCCAGCTGGAAACCGCCCTGGCCCACTGCCCGCCGGACGGACCGCACTACCTCACCGAACGCAGCCAGGACAGCTGGGCAGTCCTGTGCGAGCTCGCCCTGCGCTTCGGTGACACCGAGCGCGTCACGGCTTACGCCGACCTCCTCGACCATGCCGGCCGTGACGCGGAAGCCACCTACTACCGGGCAGTGGTCACCATGAGCCAGGCCCTACACCGGCTCACCCAACTGAGCCAACAGATCAGGGCGAAAGCAGCCCACCCCGCCCGCTGCGGTGTCCGGGACATCGGCCGGCTGCATGAAGTCGACGGGTTCCTCTCCCTCGCCACCGGCCGCTACGAACTCGCCCACGAAGCACTCCAATCCGCCCGTCGACACGGCGCGGGCACTGACCTCGCCGCCGAGCTGACCGCCCTACGGGACACCGCGACCACCTGGCCACACAACCCAACCGCCACAAGCCGCTCCACCGCGCCTGACATGCGCAGTTGA
- a CDS encoding helix-turn-helix domain-containing protein, whose translation MPEAQELRTRWTFLTQHARVLLMISRDQDVRLRDLAAACGLTERAVQAVVADLETAGYVTRTRKGRRNHYNVVDGTPFRHPAEANHPVGALLDLFADLDSGPTTATANGDHDDQHP comes from the coding sequence GTGCCAGAAGCGCAAGAACTGCGGACGCGCTGGACCTTCCTGACCCAGCACGCCCGCGTGCTCCTCATGATCTCGCGCGACCAGGACGTCCGCCTGCGGGATCTCGCGGCGGCGTGCGGCCTGACCGAACGGGCCGTGCAAGCCGTCGTCGCGGACCTGGAGACGGCCGGCTACGTCACCCGAACCCGCAAAGGCCGCCGCAACCACTACAACGTCGTCGACGGCACGCCCTTCCGCCACCCCGCCGAGGCCAACCACCCGGTCGGCGCCCTGCTGGACCTGTTCGCCGACCTCGACTCCGGACCCACGACAGCGACCGCCAATGGTGATCACGATGACCAGCACCCGTGA
- a CDS encoding LysR family transcriptional regulator: MQLDLNLLTALDALLEEGSVAGAADRLHVTAPAMSRSLGRIRKATGDQILVRTGRHMTPTPRALAMRTEVHALVQQAHQLLSARPDLDLASLERVFTIRLHDALTTACGTALVAAVRRQAPGVKMRLTVEPGHDTPELRRGEVDVASSDGPPSQSDIHHRLIGQDRIILAVRAGHPLTEGPVTVERYAAADHVTVSRRGSLRDRVDDVVAALGHERRVTVSAPATDTALQLARDTDVVVTLPDAVTRSAREQLGLTTLPLPFDLPPVPLYLLWHKRYDDDPAHTWLLDLATQTLQDLFTTPDAAGQ; the protein is encoded by the coding sequence ATGCAATTGGATTTGAATCTGCTCACCGCCCTGGACGCGCTGCTGGAAGAGGGCAGCGTGGCCGGAGCCGCGGACCGGCTCCACGTCACCGCGCCGGCGATGAGCCGCTCGCTGGGCCGTATCCGCAAAGCCACCGGCGACCAGATCCTGGTCCGCACCGGACGCCACATGACGCCCACGCCCCGCGCGCTGGCCATGCGCACCGAGGTCCACGCCCTGGTGCAGCAGGCGCACCAGTTGCTGTCCGCCCGTCCGGACCTCGACCTGGCGAGCCTGGAGCGGGTGTTCACCATTCGCTTGCACGACGCCCTCACCACCGCCTGCGGGACTGCCCTCGTCGCCGCGGTGCGCCGCCAGGCCCCGGGGGTGAAGATGCGCCTGACGGTCGAGCCCGGCCACGACACCCCTGAGCTGCGTCGTGGCGAGGTCGATGTGGCCTCCAGTGACGGACCGCCCTCTCAGTCCGACATCCATCACCGTCTCATCGGCCAGGACAGGATCATCCTCGCTGTCCGGGCGGGCCATCCGCTCACCGAAGGACCGGTGACCGTCGAGCGGTACGCGGCGGCCGATCACGTGACCGTCTCCCGGCGTGGAAGCCTGCGCGACCGGGTCGACGATGTCGTGGCCGCCCTCGGCCACGAGCGCCGTGTCACCGTCTCCGCCCCCGCGACGGACACCGCCCTGCAGCTCGCCCGTGACACCGACGTCGTGGTCACCCTCCCCGACGCGGTCACCCGCTCCGCCCGCGAGCAACTGGGCCTGACCACGCTGCCGCTGCCGTTCGACCTGCCACCCGTACCTCTCTACCTGCTCTGGCACAAGCGCTACGACGACGACCCCGCCCACACCTGGCTGCTCGACCTGGCGACTCAGACCCTGCAGGACCTGTTCACCACTCCGGACGCCGCTGGCCAGTAG
- a CDS encoding NADPH-dependent F420 reductase has translation MTTIAVLGNGRVGGNLAQALTRAGHEVTTVDREPGAAADASRTAQIVINATPGAGSLERLTALRGELQGKILVDVSNATVDGPDGLPADLVYPGSSLAEQLQEALPETRVVKTLNTMLFPVMTAPAALAQTPTAFLSGDDPQAKRTVRELLTDLGWQQEWITDLGGIETARATEAAILFVPHVIRSSGFTPFAISINR, from the coding sequence ATGACCACGATCGCCGTTCTCGGAAACGGCCGCGTCGGCGGCAACCTCGCCCAGGCCCTCACCCGGGCAGGCCACGAGGTGACCACGGTGGACCGCGAGCCGGGCGCCGCCGCCGACGCCTCCAGGACGGCGCAGATCGTCATCAACGCCACCCCGGGCGCCGGCTCGCTGGAACGGCTCACCGCGCTGCGCGGGGAGCTGCAGGGCAAGATCCTCGTCGACGTCTCCAACGCCACCGTCGACGGACCGGACGGGCTGCCCGCCGACCTGGTCTACCCCGGCTCGAGCCTGGCCGAGCAACTCCAGGAAGCGCTCCCCGAAACGCGCGTCGTCAAGACGCTCAACACGATGCTCTTCCCCGTGATGACCGCGCCCGCCGCGCTGGCCCAGACGCCGACCGCCTTCCTCTCTGGCGACGACCCGCAGGCCAAGCGGACCGTCCGTGAACTGCTCACCGACCTCGGCTGGCAGCAGGAGTGGATCACGGACCTCGGCGGGATCGAGACCGCCCGCGCCACGGAGGCCGCGATCCTGTTCGTCCCGCACGTGATCCGATCCAGCGGATTCACGCCCTTCGCCATCTCGATCAACCGCTGA
- a CDS encoding DUF6296 family protein — MSNPSRYAVTLPGVPGTHAPPEVVIVHATGEMTANGPVYADPPGTFRVEIAGETARPLAEPSGPGQHTCLHAVPLP, encoded by the coding sequence ATGAGCAACCCGTCACGCTACGCGGTCACCCTGCCCGGCGTGCCCGGCACGCACGCTCCCCCCGAGGTCGTGATCGTCCACGCCACCGGCGAGATGACCGCCAACGGGCCGGTCTACGCTGACCCGCCCGGCACCTTCCGAGTCGAGATCGCCGGAGAAACGGCCCGACCACTCGCCGAACCTTCCGGACCAGGACAGCACACCTGCCTGCACGCAGTCCCTCTGCCCTGA
- a CDS encoding IS5 family transposase: MPAPSASGYGVSPCDCLAHRLGNAADQPDRTRRYGSDLTDTEWAIVRPLLPVPAWLNGQGGRPEGYCHRQLLDAVRYLVAEGVRWASLPGDFPKWRAVYRFFRRWRDHDCIKEFYGRLRKMLRELACKQEEPTAAIIDSQSVKADATVAAATRGYDAGKKINGRKRHIAVDTLGLLLTVLVTAASVKDNDAGRDLLEHLRADHHRITLVWADGGYTGWLVAFAHAVLALALTVVKRSDDIKGFVVLPRRWVVERSFSHLSRARRLARDYETRIDSAEAMAWWAASIPATRRLARSGRPAPRRVKRSAA; the protein is encoded by the coding sequence GTGCCCGCACCATCCGCGTCCGGCTACGGCGTGTCGCCGTGCGACTGTCTCGCCCACCGGCTCGGCAACGCCGCCGACCAGCCGGACCGGACCCGCCGCTACGGCTCCGACCTCACCGACACGGAGTGGGCGATCGTGCGGCCGCTGCTGCCGGTCCCGGCCTGGCTGAACGGACAAGGGGGCCGCCCGGAGGGCTACTGCCACCGCCAACTGCTCGACGCGGTGCGCTACCTGGTCGCCGAGGGCGTACGTTGGGCCAGCCTGCCCGGCGACTTCCCCAAGTGGCGGGCCGTCTACCGGTTCTTCCGCCGCTGGCGCGACCACGACTGCATCAAGGAGTTCTACGGCCGGCTGCGCAAGATGCTGCGCGAACTGGCCTGCAAGCAGGAAGAGCCGACCGCCGCGATCATCGACTCGCAGTCCGTGAAGGCCGACGCCACCGTCGCCGCGGCCACCCGCGGCTACGACGCCGGAAAGAAGATCAACGGCCGCAAACGGCACATCGCGGTGGACACCCTGGGCCTGCTGCTGACCGTGCTGGTCACCGCCGCCTCGGTCAAGGACAACGACGCCGGCCGCGACCTCCTCGAACACCTGCGTGCCGACCACCACCGCATCACCCTGGTCTGGGCCGACGGCGGCTACACCGGCTGGCTGGTCGCCTTCGCCCACGCCGTCCTCGCCCTCGCGCTGACCGTCGTCAAGCGCAGCGACGACATCAAGGGGTTCGTAGTGCTGCCGCGCCGCTGGGTCGTGGAACGCAGTTTCTCCCACCTGAGCCGGGCCCGGCGCCTCGCACGGGACTACGAGACCCGCATCGACAGCGCCGAGGCGATGGCCTGGTGGGCCGCGAGCATCCCGGCCACCCGCCGCCTGGCCCGCTCCGGCCGACCGGCGCCCCGCCGCGTCAAGCGGTCCGCGGCCTGA